One genomic segment of Streptomyces sp. TLI_146 includes these proteins:
- a CDS encoding DUF4287 domain-containing protein, giving the protein MSTAVKGPASYFPSIEKKYGRPITEWKDLIRASPLTKHMELVTWLKTEHCLGHGHANALVAHTLAEASGE; this is encoded by the coding sequence ATGAGCACCGCAGTCAAAGGCCCTGCCAGCTACTTCCCCTCCATCGAGAAGAAGTACGGCCGCCCGATCACCGAATGGAAGGACCTCATCCGCGCCTCGCCGCTGACCAAGCACATGGAACTCGTGACCTGGCTCAAGACCGAACACTGCCTCGGCCACGGCCACGCCAACGCTCTGGTGGCCCACACCCTCGCCGAGGCAAGCGGGGAGTGA